In one window of Thiobacillus sp. DNA:
- a CDS encoding RHS repeat protein, which yields MEFARVERPGGNEHLFRRVGGVWTPDADINASLDQISGDWRYTSSDRNVEQYDGAGKLLAVQTPSGLTTTFTYSDGTAAAPGGGVFEGTSTPLPPGLLLRVEDHFGRSLTFSYASLLQITTLTDPAGGVISYTYDASGNLATVTYQDGTTKTYHYEDPNFPHALTGITDENGQRYATWTYDAQGRAVSSEHAGGAERVDLAYNPDGTTTVTDALGTARTYGFETILRVVKGTGISQPGGAGCSAASSAISHDVNGNVTTWDDFNGHRTRTWYDLARNLETTRVEGLAVVSGSEQVRPETRTFTTAWHPTWRLPTVEKTYTGGADINGTPLGTLIKTVTSTYDTHGNLLTRTETDNPRNESRTWTYTWTTLGRMTRADGPRTDVADVTTYAYHPDDDWDPARRGRLWTITNALGHVTTIDLYDAQGRPFYLHGPNYEVVVLNYSPRGWLTFSYSGDQMVSYTYDPAGQLTRLDFLNGPWFEYTYDAAHRLTGIRDAQGNTLQYELDGLGHVTAETVRDAQGAQTRKLARQFDALGRLWKEIRRVNGQDAVTEYAYDAQGNPTRRTDPLGHAGQALYDALDRLARSEDALQGHTDVARDAMDGLTAVADSRGLNTPYERDAFGQVRRETSPDRGITTYTYDAAGNLKTRTDARGKTLTYTYDALNRLTRISGGSSTPATTYTWDQGDHGLGRLTGMTDESGSTAWTYGYGGNVATKTQVHGGSLTRNVAYAYLNGQRTHIAYPSGAYVDYAWSQGRITAVTLNGAPLVSEIQYQPFGAPKAWTWGNGQPYARGFDGETGWLNSHPLGSEARALAYDAAGRITGYAHGQSTLDQGFSYDVLDRLSGTTTYQGSQAYPYDANGNRTSHVSGSAIFPYTLAAGSNRLMSVAGPVAKAYQYDAAGNITHDGTYAFVYNDFGRLRQARLGTNTTTYKHNGLGERVEKSGWGVSSGPLRYVYDEDGHLLGEYDGSGQAIQETVWLGDLPVAVLKGGAVYTVQADHLNAPRVIMDTQGRVVWRWDNADPFGVGLPDENPSGLGTFSYNLRFPGQYYDGETGLHYNINRDYDPRTGRYTSFDPIGLAGGTNPYGYVDGNPLMYTDPTGEFAVGGALVGAGIDIGIQLMSNGGRFRCIKWDVVAISALAGLVNPFSELSALSSTLKAERQWVRAKGLRPGSRAARRTALRGDKHNSSAWKEGASWAGIEGGAELLGNLIPDERHIRIGDPCECR from the coding sequence GTGGAATTCGCCCGGGTGGAGCGCCCCGGCGGCAACGAGCATCTCTTCCGTAGGGTGGGTGGCGTGTGGACCCCCGATGCGGATATCAACGCCAGCCTGGACCAGATCTCAGGAGATTGGCGCTACACATCCAGCGACAGGAACGTGGAGCAATACGATGGCGCGGGCAAGTTATTGGCGGTTCAGACACCATCGGGCCTGACCACGACCTTCACCTATAGCGACGGCACCGCCGCGGCACCTGGTGGCGGTGTTTTTGAAGGAACCTCCACGCCGCTCCCACCCGGTTTGTTATTGCGCGTGGAGGATCATTTTGGTCGTTCGTTGACATTCTCATACGCATCCCTCCTGCAGATCACCACGCTGACCGACCCCGCCGGCGGCGTGATCAGCTACACCTACGACGCCTCAGGCAACCTGGCCACGGTGACCTACCAGGACGGCACCACCAAGACCTACCACTACGAAGACCCCAACTTCCCCCACGCCCTCACCGGCATCACCGACGAGAACGGCCAGCGCTACGCCACCTGGACCTACGACGCCCAGGGCCGGGCCGTCTCCAGCGAGCATGCCGGTGGCGCCGAGCGGGTGGACCTCGCCTACAACCCCGACGGCACCACTACCGTCACTGACGCACTGGGCACGGCCCGCACCTACGGCTTCGAGACCATCCTGAGGGTGGTGAAGGGCACCGGCATCTCCCAGCCCGGCGGCGCCGGCTGCAGCGCGGCCTCTTCCGCCATCAGCCACGACGTCAATGGCAACGTCACCACCTGGGACGACTTCAACGGCCACCGCACCCGCACTTGGTACGACCTGGCCCGCAACCTGGAGACCACCCGGGTGGAAGGCCTGGCCGTGGTGAGCGGCAGCGAGCAGGTCCGGCCCGAGACCCGCACCTTCACCACCGCCTGGCACCCCACCTGGCGCCTGCCCACGGTGGAGAAGACCTACACCGGCGGCGCCGACATCAACGGCACCCCCCTGGGCACCCTCATCAAGACCGTCACCTCCACCTACGACACCCACGGCAACCTGCTCACCCGCACGGAAACCGACAACCCGCGCAACGAGTCCCGCACCTGGACCTACACCTGGACCACCCTGGGCCGCATGACCCGCGCCGACGGCCCCCGCACCGACGTGGCCGACGTCACCACCTACGCATACCACCCGGATGACGACTGGGACCCGGCCCGGCGCGGCCGCTTGTGGACGATCACCAATGCCCTGGGCCACGTCACCACCATCGACCTCTACGATGCCCAGGGCCGGCCCTTCTACCTGCACGGCCCCAACTACGAGGTCGTCGTCCTGAATTACTCCCCCCGTGGATGGCTCACATTCAGCTACTCCGGGGACCAGATGGTCAGTTACACCTATGACCCGGCGGGCCAGTTGACGCGCCTGGATTTCCTGAACGGCCCATGGTTCGAATACACCTACGACGCCGCCCACCGCCTCACCGGCATCCGCGACGCCCAGGGCAACACCCTCCAATATGAACTCGACGGCCTGGGCCACGTCACCGCCGAAACCGTGCGCGACGCCCAGGGGGCGCAGACCCGGAAGCTGGCCCGCCAGTTCGACGCCCTGGGCCGGCTCTGGAAGGAGATCCGCCGCGTCAACGGCCAGGACGCGGTGACCGAATACGCCTACGACGCCCAGGGCAATCCCACCCGGCGCACCGACCCCCTGGGCCACGCCGGCCAGGCCCTCTACGATGCCCTGGACCGCCTGGCCCGCAGCGAGGACGCCCTCCAGGGCCACACCGACGTGGCCCGGGACGCGATGGACGGCCTCACCGCCGTGGCCGACTCCAGGGGCCTTAACACCCCCTACGAGCGGGATGCCTTTGGCCAGGTCCGCAGGGAAACCAGCCCGGACCGGGGCATCACCACCTACACCTACGATGCGGCCGGCAACCTCAAGACCCGCACCGACGCCCGGGGCAAGACACTCACCTACACCTACGACGCCCTCAACCGGCTGACCCGCATCAGCGGGGGCAGCAGTACACCGGCCACCACCTACACCTGGGACCAGGGAGACCATGGCCTGGGCCGCCTCACCGGCATGACCGACGAAAGCGGCAGCACCGCCTGGACCTACGGCTACGGCGGCAACGTCGCCACCAAGACCCAGGTCCACGGCGGCAGCCTCACCCGCAACGTGGCCTATGCCTATCTGAACGGGCAGCGCACCCACATCGCCTACCCCAGCGGCGCCTATGTGGACTACGCTTGGAGCCAGGGCCGGATCACCGCCGTCACCCTCAATGGCGCCCCCCTGGTGAGCGAAATCCAGTACCAGCCCTTCGGCGCCCCCAAGGCCTGGACCTGGGGCAACGGCCAGCCCTATGCACGGGGCTTCGATGGGGAGACGGGCTGGCTGAACAGCCATCCCCTGGGGTCGGAGGCCCGCGCCCTGGCCTACGACGCCGCCGGGCGCATCACCGGCTATGCCCACGGCCAGTCCACCCTGGACCAGGGCTTCAGCTACGACGTCCTGGACCGGCTCTCCGGTACCACCACCTACCAGGGCAGCCAGGCCTACCCCTACGACGCCAACGGCAACCGTACTAGCCATGTCAGCGGCAGCGCCATCTTCCCCTACACCCTGGCCGCCGGCAGCAACCGGCTCATGAGCGTGGCCGGCCCCGTGGCCAAGGCCTACCAGTACGATGCCGCCGGCAACATCACGCACGACGGCACCTACGCCTTCGTCTACAACGACTTCGGCCGCCTGCGTCAGGCCAGGCTGGGCACCAACACCACCACCTACAAGCACAACGGCCTGGGCGAGCGGGTGGAGAAGAGCGGCTGGGGTGTCTCCAGCGGCCCCCTGCGCTATGTGTATGACGAGGACGGGCACCTGCTGGGGGAATACGACGGCAGCGGCCAGGCGATCCAGGAGACGGTGTGGCTGGGCGACCTGCCCGTGGCCGTGCTCAAGGGCGGGGCGGTGTACACCGTGCAGGCGGACCACCTGAATGCGCCGAGGGTGATCATGGACACCCAGGGCCGGGTGGTGTGGCGGTGGGATAATGCCGATCCCTTCGGCGTGGGGTTGCCTGACGAGAATCCCTCGGGGCTGGGGACCTTCAGCTACAACCTGAGGTTCCCGGGGCAGTACTACGATGGGGAAACGGGGCTGCACTACAACATCAATCGAGATTACGACCCCAGAACAGGACGCTATACCTCGTTTGATCCGATTGGCCTTGCGGGCGGCACAAACCCCTATGGCTATGTGGATGGGAATCCGCTGATGTATACGGACCCCACAGGTGAATTTGCTGTTGGGGGAGCACTTGTCGGTGCTGGGATAGACATAGGGATTCAGTTGATGTCTAACGGAGGCAGGTTTCGCTGTATCAAGTGGGATGTAGTCGCGATCTCGGCACTAGCCGGATTGGTTAACCCATTCAGCGAATTGTCGGCGTTGAGTTCTACGCTGAAAGCCGAAAGGCAGTGGGTGCGAGCTAAGGGCTTACGCCCAGGCAGCCGTGCCGCACGCCGCACCGCACTGCGCGGAGACAAACACAACAGTAGTGCTTGGAAAGAAGGTGCTTCATGGGCTGGCATCGAAGGAGGAGCGGAACTTTTGGGTAATCTGATCCCAGATGAACGTCACATCCGCATCGGCGACCCGTGCGAGTGCAGGTGA
- a CDS encoding RHS repeat protein, with amino-acid sequence MGQMVSYTYDLAGQLTGVDFMSGPAFEFTYDAAHRLTGMTDESGTTAWTYDYGGNVASKTQVHGSSFTRDVAYAYLNGQRGEIGD; translated from the coding sequence GTGGGCCAGATGGTCAGTTACACCTATGACCTGGCGGGCCAGTTGACCGGTGTGGACTTCATGAGCGGTCCCGCGTTCGAGTTCACCTACGACGCCGCCCACCGCCTCACCGGCATGACCGACGAAAGCGGCACCACCGCCTGGACCTACGACTATGGCGGCAACGTCGCCAGCAAGACCCAGGTGCACGGCAGCAGCTTCACCCGCGACGTGGCCTATGCCTATCTGAACGGGCAGCGAGGAGAAATAGGGGACTAG
- a CDS encoding transposase: MPRRARLTLPNIPLHIIQRGNNRQACFYADEDYRNYLDTLGECAKRTRCQIHAYVLMTNHVHLLLTSEEGHGAGALMKALGQRYVQYVNRTYRRSGTLWEGRFRSCLTQQDSYLLTCMRYIELNPVRAGMVAHPGEYRWSSYRANAQGEPDPLVTPHALYQSLSGDEAGWASIYRELFRHELEPGMVDSIRQATNGNYALGDNRFAAEIETALGRRAAPGVSGRPRKKAEIDTWGLLER, encoded by the coding sequence ATGCCCCGCCGCGCGCGCCTGACCCTTCCCAACATTCCGCTACACATCATCCAGCGGGGCAACAACCGTCAAGCCTGTTTCTACGCTGACGAAGATTACCGTAACTACCTGGATACGCTTGGCGAGTGCGCAAAGAGGACCCGTTGCCAAATCCACGCCTACGTGTTGATGACCAACCACGTGCACCTGCTGCTTACATCAGAAGAAGGCCATGGTGCCGGTGCCCTGATGAAGGCTTTAGGGCAACGCTACGTGCAGTACGTCAATCGCACCTATCGCCGCAGCGGCACGCTTTGGGAGGGACGTTTCCGCTCCTGCCTGACCCAGCAGGACAGTTACCTGCTGACCTGTATGCGCTATATCGAATTGAACCCTGTTCGGGCGGGCATGGTGGCCCATCCAGGAGAATACCGATGGTCAAGTTATCGGGCCAACGCCCAGGGAGAGCCCGACCCACTGGTTACGCCCCACGCGCTTTACCAGTCGCTGTCCGGCGATGAAGCAGGATGGGCGTCGATCTACCGGGAACTGTTCCGACATGAACTGGAACCTGGCATGGTGGACAGCATTCGCCAGGCGACGAATGGGAACTATGCGTTGGGAGACAATCGCTTTGCAGCCGAGATTGAAACAGCCCTGGGCAGGCGTGCAGCCCCGGGAGTTTCAGGCAGGCCCCGGAAGAAAGCGGAGATTGATACTTGGGGTTTGTTGGAGAGATGA
- a CDS encoding MFS transporter, with the protein MTHHDSSLQSIPHPAGNARVLWISFLAFSLGFAIWGMFSALGPFLIKWYHFSPTQALVLAAMPPFFATVVSIPLGIMADKYGGRTVFSLLLLSLTIPLFTGLFVDSYLSFLFLGMLLGLGGASFVVGNAHVSSWYPKNQQGTALGIFGLGNIGISIGMVTVAFLITHVLGGPTDYAPLPARFTLGDFSGWRLVFLIFAVPTLLMALVYWFFTSDSPHRQHKGVSLREVAAVYRSGALVWLVTYLYWTAFGTLTFFAATMPTYLVDQWQVDTTQASMVYTSALVVCVAVTRPLGGWLADRFDTLKILAWMFGLATVLALLMVLQISLSVQLFAIYALALLSGASAASVIKLIPTYFRHVGAVSGLAKAAGAACGFTMTVTLAASKHMLGGYTFGYAVWALMNVAAFYIVFTRVGFRHAQPLH; encoded by the coding sequence ATGACGCACCATGACAGCTCCCTCCAGTCGATACCTCACCCCGCCGGCAATGCCAGGGTCCTGTGGATATCGTTCCTGGCCTTTTCATTGGGTTTCGCCATCTGGGGCATGTTTTCCGCCCTGGGGCCCTTCCTCATCAAGTGGTACCACTTCAGCCCCACCCAGGCCCTGGTCCTGGCGGCCATGCCGCCGTTCTTCGCCACCGTCGTGAGCATTCCCCTGGGTATCATGGCGGACAAATACGGCGGCCGGACGGTTTTCTCGCTCTTGCTCCTGAGCCTGACCATTCCGCTGTTCACGGGGCTGTTCGTCGACAGCTACCTGTCGTTCCTGTTTCTGGGGATGCTGCTGGGCCTGGGCGGGGCCAGTTTCGTGGTGGGCAATGCCCATGTTTCGTCGTGGTACCCGAAGAACCAGCAGGGCACGGCCCTGGGCATCTTCGGCCTGGGCAACATCGGCATCAGCATCGGCATGGTGACTGTCGCCTTCCTGATCACCCATGTGCTGGGCGGCCCCACGGACTATGCCCCGCTGCCGGCCCGGTTCACCCTGGGAGACTTTTCCGGCTGGCGGCTGGTGTTCCTGATCTTCGCCGTGCCCACCCTGCTGATGGCCCTGGTCTACTGGTTCTTCACGTCCGATTCTCCCCACAGGCAGCACAAGGGGGTCTCCCTGCGGGAAGTGGCCGCCGTGTACCGCTCGGGCGCCCTGGTGTGGCTGGTGACCTATCTCTACTGGACGGCCTTCGGCACGCTGACCTTCTTTGCCGCCACCATGCCCACCTACCTGGTGGACCAATGGCAGGTGGACACCACCCAGGCCTCCATGGTGTACACCTCGGCACTGGTGGTCTGCGTTGCCGTCACGCGGCCCCTGGGGGGCTGGCTGGCCGACCGTTTCGATACCCTGAAAATCCTCGCCTGGATGTTCGGCCTTGCCACCGTCCTGGCCCTGCTCATGGTGTTGCAGATTTCGCTGAGCGTGCAACTGTTCGCGATCTACGCCCTGGCGTTGCTGTCCGGCGCGTCCGCGGCCTCGGTGATCAAGCTGATCCCCACCTACTTCAGGCACGTGGGGGCGGTCAGCGGCCTGGCCAAGGCCGCCGGCGCGGCCTGCGGCTTCACCATGACGGTCACCCTGGCGGCCAGCAAACACATGCTGGGCGGTTATACCTTCGGTTACGCCGTGTGGGCACTGATGAACGTGGCCGCGTTCTACATCGTGTTCACCCGGGTGGGCTTCAGACACGCTCAACCCTTGCATTGA
- a CDS encoding TusE/DsrC/DsvC family sulfur relay protein has product MTQPPTSGNPPLQNPKGHYLEEARDSTNPYAIYTRSVRVDGKEILTDPEGYILNMDEWSPGFAHAQAAWEGLTLTHEHWEVIRFIRDYYEHHGVQAQVRDMIRYFREAWGPEKGNNRHLHDIFPMGGPQKQGNRVAGIRKTKGEH; this is encoded by the coding sequence ATGACTCAGCCCCCCACTTCCGGCAACCCCCCGTTGCAGAACCCCAAGGGCCACTACCTCGAGGAGGCCCGGGACAGCACCAACCCCTACGCCATCTACACCCGGTCCGTCAGGGTGGATGGGAAGGAAATCCTCACCGACCCCGAGGGGTACATCCTGAACATGGATGAATGGAGCCCGGGCTTCGCCCACGCCCAGGCGGCATGGGAGGGGCTGACCCTCACCCACGAACACTGGGAAGTCATCCGCTTCATCCGCGATTACTACGAGCACCACGGCGTGCAGGCCCAGGTGCGCGACATGATTCGGTATTTCCGCGAGGCGTGGGGCCCGGAGAAAGGTAACAACCGCCATCTCCACGACATCTTCCCCATGGGCGGGCCCCAGAAGCAGGGCAACCGGGTGGCGGGTATCCGCAAGACCAAGGGCGAACACTGA
- a CDS encoding LysR family transcriptional regulator, which translates to MDIEFARTFLAVVAAGNFVGAAQRLHVTQSTVSMRIQALENRLGAQLFQRGRGGAHLTPAGRRFLRHANTLVRTLEQARHEVGLPAGFRGSLTLRGRIALWDGFLPQWVARMRATHPDISLHLEVGFEDDIMRGLVQGTVDVGVLYTPENRPGLGIERLFEERLVLVATDPARPWPDPGYIHMDWGVEFHAQFGTAFPDLAAPAITANIGWLVMQQILHCGGSGYFPWRITRDLVEAGQLWLMEGRPSFTLPAYMVFPVERDEDTLSVALEALRALGAEERPATPMTTLTTAPPASAAGPMR; encoded by the coding sequence ATGGATATCGAATTTGCACGGACCTTTCTCGCCGTGGTCGCCGCCGGCAATTTCGTCGGCGCGGCCCAGCGCCTCCACGTGACCCAGTCGACCGTAAGCATGCGCATCCAGGCCCTGGAGAACCGGCTCGGGGCGCAGCTGTTCCAGCGGGGCAGGGGAGGCGCCCATCTCACTCCGGCCGGGCGGCGCTTCCTGCGCCACGCCAACACCCTGGTGCGCACCCTGGAGCAGGCCCGCCACGAGGTGGGGCTGCCCGCCGGCTTCCGGGGCAGTCTTACCCTGCGGGGCCGCATCGCCCTGTGGGACGGCTTTCTGCCCCAGTGGGTGGCGCGCATGCGCGCCACCCACCCGGACATCTCCCTGCACCTGGAGGTAGGGTTCGAGGACGACATCATGCGGGGCCTGGTGCAGGGCACGGTGGATGTGGGGGTGCTGTACACGCCCGAAAACCGGCCCGGCCTCGGCATCGAACGCCTGTTCGAGGAAAGGCTGGTGCTGGTGGCCACCGACCCGGCCCGTCCCTGGCCGGACCCGGGCTATATCCACATGGACTGGGGCGTGGAATTCCACGCCCAATTCGGCACCGCCTTCCCGGATCTGGCCGCCCCGGCCATCACCGCCAACATCGGCTGGCTGGTGATGCAGCAGATCCTTCACTGCGGCGGCAGCGGCTACTTCCCCTGGCGCATTACCCGCGACCTGGTTGAAGCGGGACAACTGTGGCTCATGGAAGGCCGGCCGTCCTTCACGTTGCCGGCCTACATGGTGTTTCCGGTGGAGCGGGACGAGGATACCCTCTCGGTTGCCCTGGAGGCCTTGCGCGCCCTGGGCGCCGAGGAGAGGCCAGCCACGCCGATGACAACCCTTACAACAGCACCACCAGCATCAGCAGCAGGGCCCATGCGATGA
- a CDS encoding DUF1282 family protein — MKLSVISHLPLSSYQGWPEIERIHPRLVKLFAFIVLPLSLLPPAMLYYAGSQYPEAFLPQASPKDWSVVAAAFFFTELITVLAMGWLIKQVAETDGLRMDYHDAYLLAGMAPIPLWLSSLGLFVPSLGFNAILTLAALGLSCGIIYHGIEGLSHTREDVTAASIVQTVIGAGLIAWALLLMLVVLL; from the coding sequence ATGAAACTGAGCGTCATATCCCATCTGCCGTTATCCTCGTACCAGGGCTGGCCTGAAATCGAGCGCATCCATCCGCGCCTGGTCAAACTGTTCGCCTTCATTGTTCTGCCACTGTCCTTGTTGCCGCCAGCCATGCTGTACTACGCGGGCTCGCAATACCCCGAGGCCTTCCTGCCCCAGGCGTCGCCCAAGGACTGGAGTGTGGTGGCCGCGGCCTTCTTCTTCACCGAGCTGATCACCGTGCTGGCCATGGGCTGGCTCATCAAGCAGGTGGCCGAGACCGACGGCCTGCGGATGGACTACCACGATGCCTACCTGTTGGCCGGCATGGCCCCCATTCCCTTGTGGCTTTCCTCCCTGGGACTGTTCGTGCCGAGCCTGGGCTTCAACGCGATCCTTACCCTGGCCGCCCTGGGCCTGTCCTGCGGCATCATCTACCACGGCATCGAGGGCCTGAGCCATACGCGGGAAGACGTGACCGCGGCCAGCATCGTGCAGACCGTCATCGGCGCCGGCCTCATCGCATGGGCCCTGCTGCTGATGCTGGTGGTGCTGTTGTAA
- a CDS encoding winged helix-turn-helix transcriptional regulator: MSSSNFPPPATLGKDDYERLSRFRHRLRRFLRISERICQAHGLTPLQYQLLLHVRGSPGRDWASIGELAERLQAQHHGVVALIDRCEKLGLVERRPGRLDRRVVEIHLLPPGEEKLERIACLHQDELHQLLREFGRAKS, from the coding sequence ATGTCAAGCTCGAATTTCCCCCCGCCCGCCACCCTGGGCAAGGACGATTACGAACGACTGTCCCGTTTCCGGCATCGCCTGCGCCGGTTCCTGCGCATCAGCGAGCGCATCTGTCAGGCCCACGGCCTGACGCCCCTGCAATACCAGCTGCTGCTGCACGTGCGGGGCTCCCCTGGCCGTGACTGGGCCAGTATCGGCGAACTGGCCGAGCGCCTGCAGGCCCAGCACCATGGCGTGGTAGCCCTGATCGACCGCTGCGAAAAGCTCGGCCTGGTGGAACGCCGCCCCGGGCGCCTGGACCGGCGGGTGGTGGAGATCCATCTGCTGCCCCCGGGGGAGGAGAAGCTGGAGCGCATCGCATGCCTGCACCAGGATGAGCTGCACCAGCTGTTGCGGGAATTTGGCCGGGCGAAGAGCTGA
- a CDS encoding EAL domain-containing protein, protein MKLKLKIWLLMGALLGAVLALDLIFSFQKLKSETRAEIEYDAKTIYGFMMATRRIYQEQFIASGLPVDEKTIGFLPAHSFSRISRDFANWNQSGIVFNNVSDMPRNPGNKADRFEMEAIAWFKANPQATERLSDIVTDRGVGYQLFTAPIRIEPFCLRCHGDREAAPPSIRARYATAYDYRVGDLRGVVSIRIPTAKFEERVWRLWSSQLVKSLVGYAAAFLALGLILDRLVLRRLARLREGAERIADGQYGTRIDRNLVPTTGSGSEDEIGGLAATFNRMADEVQSRDKALVKLSQAVEQSPANIVITDLQGRIEYVNTACVRDTGYTREELLGASPSILKSGRTPPETYTAMWAALRSGQTWEGEFINRRKGGDEYAESAIVAPVRDADGAITHYLAVKQDITEKKRAEAEIHNLAYFDPLTNLPNRRLLMDRLEQALRAGRRGQSHSALLILDLDNFKALNDTRGHGEGDQLLKEVASRLVACVRQEDTVSRLGGDEFVVILENLGLDETTAARQAEAVAEKIRAALGQPYFLQGSEGPYQTTVSIGIILFQDHEEPKEVLLKQADVALYQAKDAGRNQTRFFNVAMQATIDARAALESALRQALAGSELRLHYQPQVDEHGRVTGAEALLRWPRPDGTLVPPSQFIPLAEDSDLILAIGEWVFKTACAQVKAWSLDPRTCNLDLAINISGRQFHQPDFVARIASCISQCGIDPSRLKLEITESVLLDKLGEVIQRMRELKALGVRFSLDDFGTGYSSLSYLKKLPLDQIKIDQSFVRDISVDPNDAAIVRAILAMSRSLGLDVIAEGVETPAQRDFLRENGCVAFQGYLFGKPTPIEDWRFPSSPPGEAG, encoded by the coding sequence ATGAAGCTGAAGCTGAAGATCTGGCTGCTGATGGGTGCCCTGCTGGGGGCCGTGCTCGCCCTAGACCTGATCTTCAGCTTTCAGAAACTCAAATCGGAAACCCGGGCGGAAATCGAATACGACGCCAAGACCATCTATGGCTTCATGATGGCGACGCGGCGCATCTACCAGGAACAGTTCATCGCCAGTGGCCTGCCGGTGGACGAGAAGACCATCGGTTTCCTGCCGGCCCATTCCTTTTCCCGCATCTCCAGGGATTTCGCCAACTGGAATCAGAGTGGCATTGTCTTCAACAACGTCTCCGACATGCCGCGCAACCCGGGCAACAAGGCGGATCGCTTCGAGATGGAGGCCATCGCCTGGTTCAAGGCAAATCCCCAGGCCACCGAGAGGTTGTCCGACATCGTCACCGACCGGGGTGTGGGCTACCAGCTCTTCACCGCACCCATCCGCATCGAGCCCTTCTGCCTCAGATGCCACGGCGACCGGGAGGCGGCACCGCCCAGCATCCGCGCGCGCTACGCCACGGCCTACGACTATCGGGTGGGCGACCTGCGCGGCGTGGTGAGCATCCGCATTCCCACCGCGAAATTCGAGGAGAGGGTGTGGCGCCTCTGGAGCAGCCAACTGGTTAAAAGCCTGGTCGGCTACGCCGCGGCCTTTCTGGCCCTGGGCCTGATCCTGGACCGCCTGGTGCTGCGCCGGCTCGCGCGCCTGCGCGAAGGCGCGGAGCGCATCGCCGACGGCCAGTACGGTACACGCATCGACCGGAATCTGGTGCCCACCACCGGCTCAGGTAGCGAGGACGAGATCGGCGGCCTGGCCGCTACCTTCAACCGCATGGCTGACGAGGTCCAGAGCCGGGACAAGGCTTTGGTCAAGCTCTCCCAGGCGGTGGAGCAAAGCCCGGCGAATATCGTCATCACGGACCTGCAAGGACGCATCGAGTACGTCAACACGGCCTGTGTCCGGGATACGGGATATACCCGCGAGGAACTGCTTGGTGCCAGCCCCAGCATACTGAAATCCGGCAGGACGCCACCAGAAACCTACACCGCCATGTGGGCTGCGTTGAGGTCGGGCCAGACCTGGGAAGGCGAATTCATCAATCGGCGCAAGGGCGGGGACGAATATGCGGAGTCCGCCATCGTGGCGCCGGTGCGCGACGCCGACGGCGCCATCACCCATTACCTGGCGGTCAAGCAGGACATCACCGAGAAGAAGCGGGCGGAGGCCGAAATCCACAACCTGGCCTATTTCGATCCCCTCACCAACCTGCCCAACCGGCGGCTGCTCATGGATCGCCTGGAACAGGCCCTGCGCGCCGGCCGTCGCGGCCAGAGCCACAGCGCCCTGCTGATTCTCGATCTGGACAACTTCAAGGCCCTTAACGACACCCGGGGGCACGGCGAGGGCGACCAGTTGCTCAAGGAAGTGGCAAGCCGCCTGGTGGCCTGCGTACGTCAGGAAGACACAGTATCCCGTCTGGGCGGCGACGAGTTTGTGGTCATCCTGGAGAACCTGGGGCTCGATGAGACCACCGCTGCCCGCCAGGCGGAGGCGGTGGCCGAGAAGATCCGCGCGGCGCTGGGTCAGCCCTACTTCTTGCAAGGCAGCGAAGGGCCTTACCAAACCACAGTCAGCATAGGCATCATCCTCTTCCAGGATCACGAGGAGCCCAAGGAGGTGTTGCTGAAACAGGCGGATGTGGCCCTCTACCAGGCCAAGGATGCGGGCCGCAACCAGACCCGATTCTTCAACGTCGCCATGCAGGCCACCATCGATGCCCGCGCTGCCCTGGAAAGCGCCCTGCGCCAGGCCCTGGCAGGAAGCGAGTTGCGGCTCCACTACCAGCCCCAGGTGGACGAGCATGGACGGGTCACCGGCGCCGAAGCCCTGCTGCGCTGGCCCCGCCCGGACGGTACCCTGGTACCGCCCTCCCAGTTCATTCCCCTGGCGGAGGATTCCGACCTGATTCTGGCCATCGGGGAATGGGTGTTCAAGACGGCCTGTGCCCAGGTCAAGGCCTGGTCCCTTGATCCCCGTACATGCAATCTGGACCTGGCGATCAACATAAGCGGCCGCCAGTTCCACCAGCCGGATTTCGTGGCCCGCATCGCCTCCTGCATCAGCCAGTGCGGCATCGACCCTTCCCGTCTAAAGCTTGAAATCACTGAAAGCGTGCTTCTGGACAAGCTGGGTGAAGTCATTCAGCGCATGCGGGAACTAAAGGCCCTGGGCGTGAGATTCTCCCTGGACGACTTCGGCACGGGGTACTCCTCCCTCTCATACCTGAAAAAGCTGCCCCTGGACCAGATAAAGATCGACCAGTCATTTGTCCGAGACATCAGCGTGGATCCCAATGACGCCGCCATCGTCCGCGCCATCCTGGCCATGAGTCGTTCCCTGGGGCTGGATGTCATCGCCGAAGGCGTGGAAACCCCCGCGCAAAGAGACTTCCTGCGGGAAAACGGCTGCGTCGCCTTCCAGGGCTACCTCTTCGGCAAGCCTACCCCCATCGAGGACTGGCGCTTCCCGTCCTCGCCCCCCGGGGAAGCTGGCTGA